The genome window AGGAATCAGCTCAAAacaaagtggggggagggggagaggggttgaGAAGGAGGGGCTGGTAAGGTACAGGAGACCCAAGGGAGTGGCATCCTGGAAACCGAGTAAAACTAGTTCACAAAAAGGGAGTGTCAAGTGCTACTGAAaggtcaagaaagaagaaaactgagaaatgacCACTGAATCTATGTGCTATTTTCTAAGCATGTTCTTCCCTACACCACACATAccactttttatcttttaattcccAGGTAAAAATCCCAGTATTGGCCAATGAATACACGTAAGGTTTCTGTTTAATGTAGCTATATCGATGtctcaaaggaaacaaacaaacaaacaaaaaaacacaaaaaatcaatGCTCCTAATCTAGACAACAGATTTTACACAGTGAATAATGACGAACACACACTTTGTCTGGTTGAAGTAAGTGTCTCTCTGAAACAAAATCCCCAGGTACATCTTGCTTGTGCTCAGGAGGTGGGATCAGAGAaatgaactatttaaataaatttcttttgttatgctataaaagaaacaattattcTTTCCCTCCTCACACATCCTAACCCAAGACCTCAAATTTCACATATCGTAACCAAAGACCTCAaatttccacacacacacccctttaaaaacaaagcagaacatAATCAAATCCAAAAGATTGAGAAAGATATGCCATGTATTGCACCTTCTTTCTTTTACTGCACAAAGGGTTAACAATCATTTACTAATTCAAAGGctgtgctttatttatattttgtcctTAGACTCTCTAAGACAGGAAGTACAATTTCTGGTGTCTTCATCTTAGAAGAGAATTACTgctaagaaataaagattttaactTTCTGTGCTCTAGCAAGAATAGTAAAGTCTCAATAATCTAAACTTCTGAAGCAGAACAATAATCACCAAAAACTATCATGCAAACGTATTTCATTCCCTCCTGAAATGGCTTTTATAGCTTCTGTATGGACTGTGCTCTCTCTGCCTTTGCTTCCTTTGCCTGGAataccctgccctgccctccaccTTACAGTTTGCCAACCTGGGACTCAGCCTGAATGTCAAATTCTCTAGGCAGCATTCCTGGGTCCCCTTTAAGACTGAATCAAGGGCCCTCCTTTGAGCCCACAGTACCCTCTGCTTACTCATATCCTAGTATTTTAACACACTGTACTATATGAACTGTTTGTCTCTCTCTCCAGACTATAAACACCTTGAGGGCAAAGACAgaatcttactcatttttatagCCTCAGTGTCTGGGACATATAAGcaatcagtatttgttgaatgaataagatGAAATTTGACCTAGAATACCTTATGATTTTTATAGCACATTTTCTTTGATAAACCATTTGAACTGAGgctgatattaaaattatttgggatctgggccggcccggtggctcaggtggttggagcactgctCCTAACGCGGAGGTCGCCagctggattcccacatgggccagtgagctgcgccctctacagctaagagtGTGAACagcggctctccctggagctgggcggccGTGcactgccatgggctgctgtgctgccaggagcggccggcagccagcatgagcggccggcagctggcaagagctgccgtgagctgctgtgagcagccaaccaacaaccagcgaccaactgcctcagcctgggggagcgcaaggctcataatatcagcatgggccagggagctatgtCCTAgataactagactgagaaacaacagcttgaaccggagtggggtgggggaaaaggcagaagaagagggaaaaaaaattatttgggatCTAATCACATTCCCAACTGATAGAAGAAACCTGATATTGGAAATATCCCTACCTGATATTGGAaatacaggatttaaaaaaaagagaccaGCAGCTCAGGATCAACTCAGGAAGAGTTATCTCACCAGCTGCTCTTCCTGGGTACAAGATAGCATCCTATGCTTCCCACACCACAGAAGGGGCTTGTGGACTCTGTACTGTTCTCTCTACCTCCCTTCCACTAATCCTGTAGTCTCCTCTTCTCTGCCCTactctttcctctctgtccttttcttaccttttcttcctttctcactttAGATACTTCGCACTTGCATTCTGTTCTCATTTCCCCTTAGCTTTTCTCTGCACTCCCTTCTTGAGCCTTATTTCAACCAGTGACCATAGGGAATCCATGGGCAGTGCTTTGCCCAGTTGGGAGAACTTAGGCCAAGGATGTTGCTGTATCTCCCCCTCACTTCTGTAAGGCACACCAACACATTTCTTCTGTTTCGAAGGAAACCTTGTAGTGACCCCACAACAGCAGTGTAGGGTTACCAACACATGAGGTCAAATTGTTACTATTCACAAAGTGGCAAAGACATGTTTCTAGGCTGCACTATGTAGTATCTGGAAAGTAATAGGGGAAAGGTCCTTttaatttactataattttaaataaaaaagaaatgggaagttAAATGTGACgggggaagagaaaaataaaccatgtttttctaaaaaaatgttgCATGTTGGTagggcaaattttaaaaactatggtaTACTTGCTGGGCCAGGAaggttagggaaaaaaaatgtgatccCTGCCCACTGGGAACTCAAGAGTCTTACTGAGGAATCATGCCAAACACTTCACAGATACATAAACATTAGAGAATAAGAGGGAAGAGATTCTCTTAAACCAGACGAGTCAGAACCTAACAAGTGGATTGGATGTTCTGAAACAGCAAAATGAAGACTGGGTAGAAAGCTTTCTGAGTTTAAGACAAAGCTATTCCATGTGTCATCAGAAGCCAAGGAAAGGAACATGCACAATTAAAAGTCAAAAGGCTCAGAGCCTAGGAGGCagacagttggttagagcgtggtactcttaacaaggttgctggttcaatccccacatgggccagtgtgagctgcgccctccacaactagattgaaacaactacttgacttggagttgatggtaCTAGAcaagcacatttaaaataaaaagtttaaagaaaacaaaaagaggcTCAGATCCTAATAAGGTGTGTAaacctgagcaagtcacttcacaaCTCTGATCCAAAAATGGCTCTTCCATAAAATGGGCAGAATAAATACCTTCCTGGCCACATTGtttatgatgattaaataaataatgtgaaatCACTTTGAAAGGTTTTATATAACAAGTCAATGTGAGGTAAGAGGAAGCAAAAAAATCCTTCTTCTGAATGGAGTATAAATCCTGTGGTTCGGTTTCCAAAGTCTAAGCTTGACTCACCTTCCCAACCTCATTAAACCCCTTACCAACCTGCAGTCACTGGAGTGGGAGGAGAAGAGTCATGTGTAAGGCTCCAGGGGTGGGGTGATAACTATTTAGTCAGTTGCTCCATATCTCAGTggcttcatctgcaaaatggatggTGTGGAATTCAGTCACGTACCCACATGATAGTGCAGGTCTGAGGAAGGGAGTGAAGAATTTACCATAAGTgagtaaaatatgtattttcataacCCTCCCTTCCAGGGATAAATAACCAACATTAGCAAGTATCATCACGTCCTGGACAGAATTAGAAGGGGCCTTAGAGAccatttaatctcttttttttacAGATGGAAACCCTGAGGTCCACATAAATGAACTAGGTTATGGAAGTCTCAAAGCTAACTAGTGGTAGAGCTGGAGCTAGGAGCCAGAGCCATGGATTCCCAAGTCCAGCACCCTTTTTGCCAGATCTCAGGGTCACCCAAGGCACCAGTGGCCTGTATAACACATTATCAACACAAAGACATACTCTAATTTAATCAACAGCCAAACGTGGGCTACTCAAAGGAAAGCTGCAGGACTCTGGGGGAAGAGAGGATGCTGAGAGCTAGGAAAGGTAAGGCTTCATTGAGGAGGTGAGTATAGTCCTGGAGGTACTCAGCTAAGAAATTAAAGGAATGTTTCAGGCAGAAAAGCCTTAAAATAATAAGAAGTCTTGTGAAGAAAAACCCAACGGAGAAAATCTTCTTTAGGGAAAATATAGAGGTGGCAGATTTAGAGGACGAGAACTCTTTGCATCAGCATAATTCTTCATTATACGTAATTCAGTCCTTTTGCTGCCTCCTTAGTTTTTaacatttactaatatttttaattccctaATCAACTCTGTCTCCCTGTAAGGGCCTCTGCAGAGACCACATCTAACTTAATGGTTGAGTATATAGGCTCTGGACTCAGATTGCCTAGATTAAAATCCTTgctttaccacttactagctatgtgaccttagacaaAATCCTCTACCTTTCTGTACctctatgaaatggaaataacatcACCCCCATCTCAGGtttggtgagaattaaatgagaacattAATCATATTGGTCACAACCTACTAATGGATTTTTCATCACTTTAGTTTTCATGTGCCCCCTTTTTTAATgtgaagaagagaataaaaattaccAGAGAACATAATACGTAGTAAGAGTAACACTTttgcaaaaattatttgttatacacatggtatacacacacacacacacacacacacacacgtcattatgtaaaatttatttcttaaaagtggTTTGCTTCTAAAAATGTGAGAACTGAATTAACACATAGAATAAAACTccgaacagtgcttggcacacagtaagcacttagTGCTATTATCGTCATTGTTGCTGTTGTGCTCCTACCTATTAAAGTTGTTTGTGGGACTAAATAAGGTAATGTGAAAGAACTTCAGAAAGTCTGGTATGTGAGATTAATGCAAGTTAAAGGAAGCAAAAAgtccttctctccatctctaaCACCCACACAAGCAGAGCCCTGTTTAGGCACATATTTGTTGCTTGGCCCACATTATTTGTTACAGTGAAGTGAACAGTCTACGGACTACGATTTATCTAGTACTCTGTCATGCTCTGTCAATATTTGCAGAGAAATGGACACTTGGTGCCagtgtaaaattatttatttttacctagtTGGGGTGGGGAAGGCGGAAGTCAAGCCCATGGATAAATGAAGGAAGCCAGTGAGTCATAGAAAGAAATTGCTTGCTCCACAGAGCCAGATAGACTCAAGAGTGCCACAGACAGGGCTGGACTGACAATATACTCGAGCCTTTAGGCAGGTAGGCAGGGTTGAATCACTACCCCCTCCCTATCCTCACCCATacacctcattaaaaaaaaaaaaaaagcatttgaggcCGTTACAGGTATAGCTCACACTAGGAAAAATTGGGAATTCCCAAGCAGATACAAATAGAGGGTAACCACCCACCAAAAGGTTACCTGAGGGATTCCCTTAAATGACAAGCTCGCCTAAACATTAAAACAGCACTTAAATTCTAAAATcctgatttacagaaaaatttggaAATGCGCTCACCAATAAGGAAATAAGGTCTGGATTCCATCCTTgacactgtgtgaccttgaatgaaTCACTCCATCTCCCTGGGACTAAGTGAATTCATctgttaaaaaaagagagagagagaaacaatacCACCTACCTCAGAAAATCgttgtaaaaattaaagatgGTATGCAGTAAAATGCCTAGCACGGGATCTGGCACTGTTAAATCCACAATAAATGTCTGTCCCTTCTAAACTGAAAAGGAATACCAAGTGTGGTAAACAGCGTTCGCTGTCCAGCTGGCCTGTGAAAAAAATAGGCATCCTGTTGTTTCACGGAAATcgtcttttttaaaagaagacttaTAAGATTATTTCTTGGTCTCTCTAGCACAACAAGCTGTGCTAGAAGTCTAGGAAAGTAATTTCCCATCTCATGCCTTAAGGAAGTGATTCCTAAACGCTTTGGTACTTGGTGCCCAAGTTACCCATGGGTATTGGCCCCCATTAtgcattaaatttaaaatgagcaaGAGACTCGGTATTATGCCTACATTTTATTCACGTTCCCGTTTCAAATTAATGGGAGAAGTGCATTAAAATTAACCCCACGAGATTTGAACCATCCTGTGGATGGTTTTATCAAAGTGGTTAAAGGACTCGCTAGGCGGGAAGGCCCCCAACCACGGCTCGAGGGTTGGGGGTGACGGCTGGGCGCATTCTAGAGCTTTCGTGCTGACCCCAATTTCTCGGCGACAAATACAGGCCACGTGTCGCCATTTTGTGTTCAGAAAACATGGCGGCCACCCCcgtggggaaggaagagggggcGGAGTGCCACGTTAGCTGCTTTCCCTGAGGGAACAGGAAGCTCGTTGCGCACACGGCCTTTTCTGTGGGGCTTAGACAAAGGGGAAGCGGCAGAAATAACAACTGGTAACACCAGCTTGCCCAGCAACCTTTCTTTAGCGAGAATATGTGGTAGCGGCACTGACAGGAAAAGGCCTTCCAAGATGGCGGGTCGGGGACCGCCCTCGGAGTGCGGGGCGCAGCGACTGCACCAAGCGAGGAAAGGGCCGCTAGGCCGCAGCGGGAGGGTAAACTGCGCGGGGCAAACCGCTGGAGCTCCCCAGAGCAGTTGTTGGAACAGGAACCCCAAGAAGCACACCATTGTCTTAAATGTCTGAGGAGGCTGCGGAGGCTAAAACGACACCAGGGCAGGAGGCGGAGTTTCTGCGGGTTTAACGAAAGAAACTTGCAAAGTGCAAACAAAGCATTATGTAAATGGACGCCATTCTTTTTTAAGGCCACGTTTCTAGGACTTCCCAGAAACCACGAGCGGACCCGCGCTCTTGCGGCGGCGGGAAGTGGGCTTCGGTGTTTTTCCTCACCGGCCGCCGCGGCCACGGGGCCGAAACCAGGGGGGTGGCTAGCGCGGGGCTCCCGAATGCCGAGGACCAAAAGGCCCCACGTGCCCGCCCGCGCGCGCACCCGCTCAGCAAGCCTCGCCGCCCCTCCCCCCCGGAAGACTGCGGCTACCCCTCCCGTCCACCCACACCCTTGCGCATGCGCTCTGGCCGCCTCACGCGCACGTTTTAAACCCGCGGCGTCCCAGCTGCCGCCTGCAGTTACTGCCAGGGTTGCCCGTGTTCTTTCGTGACCAGACCGGTTTTGCAGGACCCGAAAATAATGTGTCGTCCCCATTCACAACACTTAACATTTCCAAACATCTGCCAGTGCCTCTAGGGTTAATAAAATACATGCTCGTTTTAAAACTTTGCCGGACTCACAGCTTCTGCCCATCGGGGCTCTACTTTCAATACTAGACTGttaagaggttttgttttttttaagtaccatGTATCGGTTGGCGCAGTCTTGTGACCTAAAAAAGACgggtcctcatttttttttcaaggggTCCTGCGCAGCAAGCACTTCCGGGTCAGAGGGTACGCGGGGTTGAAAGCGGGCTTCCCGCCCCGCCCAGACCGCCGAGGCTGCCGCCGGAGTCGCTACCGCCGCGCCCTCGCCCACCCGCCCGCCCGCCGCTCCCGGCCCCGCTCGCCCCCTCCGCCGCCGCCGTCCGCCCCTGCGACGACGCTGCGGCCTCCCACCCGCGCCCGCTCGCTCCCGCGGCCCTCGCTCGCCTCGCGCCGGCAGTTTTGGGCctacacctcccctccccccgccagcCACCAAAGACTTGACCACGTAACGAGCCCAACTCCCCCGAACGCCGCCCGCCGCTCGCCATGGATGCCGGTGTGACTGAAAGTGGACTAAATGTGACTCTCACCATTCGGCTGCTTATGCACGGAAAGGAAGTAGGAAGCATCATTGGGAAGAAAGGGGAGTCGGTTAAGAGGATCCGCGAGGAGAGTGGCGCGCGGATCAACATCTCGGAGGGGAATTGTCCGGAGAGAATCATCACTCTGACCGGGCCCACCAATGCCATCTTTAAGGCCTTCGCTATGATCATCGACAAGCTGGAAGAAGATATCAACAGCTCCATGACCAACAGCACGGCGGCCAGCAGGCCCCCGGTCACCCTGAGGCTGGTGGTGCCGGCCACCCAGTGCGGCTCCCTGATTGGGAAAGGCGGGTGTAAGATCAAAGAGATCCGCGAGAGTACGGGGGCCCAGGTCCAGGTGGCGGGGGATATGCTGCCCAACTCCACCGAGCGGGCCATCACCATTGCTGGCGTGCCGCAGTCTGTCACCGAGTGTGTCAAGCAGATCTGCCTGGTCATGCTGGAGACGCTCTCCCAGTCTCCGCAAGGGAGAGTCATGACCATTCCGTACCAGCCCATGCCGGCCAGCTCTCCAGTTATCTGCGCGGGCGGCCAAGATCGGTGCAGCGACGCTGCGGGCTACCCCCACGCCACCCATGACCTGGAGGGACCACCTCTAGATGCCTACTCGATTCAAGGACAACACACCATTTCTCCGCTCGATCTGGCCAAGCTGAACCAGGTGGCAAGACAACAGTCTCACTTTGCCATGATGCACGGCGGGACCGGATTCGCCGGAATTGACTCCAGCTCTCCAGAGGTGAAAGGCTATTGGGCAAGTTTGGATGCATCTACTCAAACCACCCATGAACTCACCATTCCAAATAACTTAATTGGCTGTATAATCGGGCGCCAAGGCGCCAACATTAATGAGATCCGCCAGATGTCCGGGGCCCAGATCAAAATTGCCAATCCAGTGGAAGGCTCCTCTGGTAGGCAGGTTACTATCACTGGTTCTGCTGCCAGTATTAGTCTGGCCCAGTATCTAATCAATGCCAGGCTTTCCTCTGAGAAGGGCATGGGGTGCAGCTAGAACAGTGTAGGTCCACTCGTAACCCCTTTCTGCTGTTTTCCCATGATCCAACTGTGTAATTTCTGGTCAGTGATTCCaggttttaaataatttgtaaggGTTCAGTTTATACACGACTTTCATCCgctaagaatttaaaaatcacattctcTGTTCAGCTGTTAATGCTGGGAtccatatttagttttataagctTTTCcctgtttttagttttgttttgggtttttggctcatgaattttatttctgtttgtcaATAAGAAATGTAAGAGTGGAATGTTAATAAATTTCAGTTTAGTTCTGTAAtgtcaagaatttaaaaattaaaaagtggattGGTTAAAAAATGCTTCATATTTGAAAAAGCTGGGAACTATCTTAAACTCtttgttggtggttttttttcc of Rhinolophus sinicus isolate RSC01 linkage group LG05, ASM3656204v1, whole genome shotgun sequence contains these proteins:
- the PCBP1 gene encoding poly(rC)-binding protein 1, with translation MDAGVTESGLNVTLTIRLLMHGKEVGSIIGKKGESVKRIREESGARINISEGNCPERIITLTGPTNAIFKAFAMIIDKLEEDINSSMTNSTAASRPPVTLRLVVPATQCGSLIGKGGCKIKEIRESTGAQVQVAGDMLPNSTERAITIAGVPQSVTECVKQICLVMLETLSQSPQGRVMTIPYQPMPASSPVICAGGQDRCSDAAGYPHATHDLEGPPLDAYSIQGQHTISPLDLAKLNQVARQQSHFAMMHGGTGFAGIDSSSPEVKGYWASLDASTQTTHELTIPNNLIGCIIGRQGANINEIRQMSGAQIKIANPVEGSSGRQVTITGSAASISLAQYLINARLSSEKGMGCS